In the genome of Desulfuromonas sp. DDH964, one region contains:
- a CDS encoding DNA glycosylase AlkZ-like family protein, which produces MGMDSRRLKDLIAGGETLQVEFKSDLKCLSDRDLIAAVVALANTEGGELLLGVEDDGTVSGLHRNHQVTTGLAALIANRTSPSLSVCVQICSVGRQSIAHIQVPKSRQLVATSEGLLQRRRLKPDGLPEAVPFYPHEFTQRQSDLGLTDPSALPLFDLTAEDLNPLERQRIREAIRRYGGDSTLIPLADEELDGALGLAATVEGIRRPTLAGLLFLGREEQLRRHIPSSEVAFQVLEGTDVRVNEFFRKPLLQSFEEIERLFAARVTEKEVQVGLFRVPIPNFERRAFREAFVNALVHRDYARLGAVHVRIDDDGMAISNPGGFVEGVTLQNLLVTEPRPRNPLLADIAKRIGLAERTGRGIDRIFEGLLRYGRPAPDYSRSDSTSVILRMSNAESDHDFLELVLRHEERTGRAMPLDSLIILSRLRQERRLTTNDLAPSIQKTEQEARSALEKLAEAGLVEAHGGGRARAYTLSAKIYRKSGQKAAYIRQAGFDPIQHEQMVLSYISKHGSIKRADVAELCRLSLPQAYHLLKRLKEEGKIVQHGVKRHAYYARP; this is translated from the coding sequence ATGGGAATGGATAGCCGCCGTCTGAAGGACCTCATTGCCGGTGGAGAGACTCTGCAGGTCGAATTCAAAAGCGATCTGAAATGCCTTTCCGATCGTGATCTTATTGCTGCAGTTGTGGCGTTGGCCAATACCGAGGGTGGGGAATTGCTGCTGGGGGTGGAGGACGACGGGACCGTTTCAGGATTGCATCGGAACCATCAGGTTACAACAGGATTGGCGGCACTGATCGCCAACCGAACAAGCCCGTCGCTTTCCGTCTGTGTGCAAATCTGTTCTGTCGGGCGCCAGAGCATCGCCCATATCCAAGTTCCGAAGTCCAGACAGTTGGTTGCAACATCGGAGGGCCTTCTCCAACGGCGGCGGCTTAAACCAGACGGATTGCCGGAGGCAGTTCCCTTCTATCCACATGAATTTACTCAACGCCAATCGGATTTGGGACTTACCGATCCGTCGGCGTTACCGTTATTTGATCTTACAGCCGAGGATTTGAACCCTTTGGAGCGTCAGCGCATTCGCGAGGCTATTCGGCGCTACGGTGGAGACTCGACGCTCATCCCCTTGGCAGACGAAGAGCTAGACGGGGCCTTGGGTTTGGCTGCGACTGTTGAGGGTATCCGACGTCCAACCCTGGCGGGGCTTTTGTTCCTTGGCCGTGAGGAGCAACTGCGGCGGCATATTCCTTCGTCCGAAGTCGCCTTTCAGGTGTTGGAAGGTACTGACGTAAGGGTCAATGAGTTTTTCCGCAAACCATTGCTTCAGTCTTTCGAGGAGATTGAGAGGCTGTTTGCGGCTAGGGTAACAGAGAAGGAAGTGCAGGTCGGCTTGTTTCGAGTTCCGATCCCTAATTTCGAGCGACGGGCCTTCCGAGAGGCATTTGTAAATGCACTTGTTCATCGTGATTATGCTCGACTGGGTGCAGTTCATGTTCGTATCGATGACGATGGCATGGCCATTTCAAATCCCGGTGGTTTTGTTGAAGGGGTCACATTACAGAACCTGTTGGTTACTGAGCCGCGCCCACGTAATCCGCTGCTGGCTGACATCGCCAAACGAATTGGGCTTGCCGAGCGTACCGGGCGCGGTATTGATCGTATTTTTGAGGGTTTACTTCGCTATGGCCGCCCAGCGCCGGATTATTCCCGCTCGGACTCGACTTCCGTTATTTTGCGGATGAGTAATGCGGAATCAGACCATGATTTCCTTGAATTGGTACTGCGACATGAAGAGCGTACCGGGCGTGCGATGCCTTTGGATAGCTTGATCATCCTTTCCCGTTTGCGCCAGGAGCGGAGGTTAACGACGAATGATCTCGCTCCCTCTATCCAGAAAACCGAGCAGGAAGCTCGTTCTGCGCTTGAAAAGCTGGCGGAAGCCGGGCTCGTCGAAGCACACGGCGGTGGTCGCGCCCGTGCTTACACCCTAAGCGCAAAGATCTACAGAAAATCCGGACAAAAGGCGGCTTATATCCGCCAGGCGGGATTTGATCCAATCCAGCACGAACAGATGGTCCTCAGTTATATCTCTAAACACGGGTCCATTAAGCGGGCAGATGTCGCTGAGCTTTGCCGGCTCAGTTTGCCGCAGGCTTATCATCTTCTCAAACGGTTGAAGGAGGAGGGGAAAATTGTGCAACATGGGGTGAAGCGTCATGCCTACTATGCGCGCCCTTAA
- a CDS encoding restriction endonuclease: MKIKFDSNQPYQLDAINAVVDLFDGHPLANGDFEFNLASEGELFTDKGIGNAFVLAGEQLLENLRIVQKRNGIPESSELDGLHFSVEMETGTGKTYVYLRSIFELHQRYGFKKFIIVVPSVAIREGVLASLRLMKEHFSSLFDNVPFDSWVYDSRQVSKLRQFAQSNSLQVLVINIDAFNKQANNVIHKENDRLSGYRPVEFIQAARPIVIMDEPQNMESNQAKAAIATLNPLCTLRYSATHRNLYNLLYRLDPVRAYDLKLVKRIEVDSVLDDADFNQPYIHVKSISATSSKITAKLEMDVNDKGAPKRKQVTFSSSGVDLHDKSNGRESYREYIIDEINAGEGYVSFTNGLQLYVGQTHGGRMDDVMRVQIRETIREHFDKELRIHKTMPEGGRLKVLSLFFIDRVANYWPDDGKIRYWFVEAYKEIAALPKYAELNPLPVERVHNGYFSVYKNIPKDTRGNTAADDEAYELIMRDKERLLSLDEPLRFIFSHSALREGWDNPNVFQICTLNETKSEIKKRQEIGRGMRLPVLETGERCFDPNINRLTVIANESYDEFARQLQTEIEEECGVNFEGRIANKKKRRTATLKPGWRLNEDFKALWQRIKHRTRYAVDYQTSELIENAAKRLQRLEPIVAPRIKVQKAGMDFDCKKGVDPRLLVVREHDTDFGAVKVPDLIGYLQGKTELTRSTLVQILIQSGRLGEVHTNPQQFLDQALAAIQTELHELMIDGIKYERINGQEYEMLLFEEQEIAGYLTDMIEVDNSIYDAVLCESEIERQFAEAMSSREDIKLFIKLPAWFKVTTPVGTYNPDWAIVKENDEKVYLVRETKGTKDELKLRSAEWAKIRCGKAHFDELGVDFAHVVGAKEVH; the protein is encoded by the coding sequence ATGAAAATTAAATTCGATAGCAACCAGCCCTACCAACTCGACGCCATCAATGCAGTGGTCGATCTCTTCGACGGTCACCCCTTGGCAAACGGGGATTTCGAATTCAATTTGGCGAGCGAAGGCGAACTGTTTACCGACAAGGGGATCGGCAACGCCTTTGTGCTGGCTGGAGAACAGTTGCTGGAGAATCTGCGGATCGTTCAAAAGAGGAATGGGATTCCTGAAAGCAGTGAATTGGATGGCCTGCATTTCTCGGTCGAGATGGAGACCGGCACCGGCAAGACCTATGTTTATCTTCGTTCGATTTTTGAACTGCATCAGCGCTACGGGTTTAAAAAATTCATTATCGTCGTGCCGAGTGTGGCCATTCGCGAGGGGGTGCTGGCCAGCCTGCGGCTGATGAAGGAGCATTTCTCCTCTCTTTTCGACAACGTCCCGTTTGATAGCTGGGTTTATGATTCCCGGCAGGTCTCGAAGCTGCGCCAGTTTGCCCAGTCAAATTCGTTGCAGGTGCTGGTCATCAATATCGATGCCTTCAACAAGCAGGCGAACAACGTCATTCACAAGGAAAACGACCGGCTCAGCGGCTATCGACCGGTCGAATTCATCCAGGCGGCCCGGCCCATCGTCATCATGGATGAGCCTCAAAACATGGAGAGCAATCAGGCCAAGGCCGCGATTGCTACCCTCAACCCTCTCTGCACCCTGCGTTATTCGGCAACCCACCGGAACCTCTACAATCTGCTTTACCGGCTCGATCCGGTGCGGGCTTATGACTTGAAGCTGGTGAAACGGATCGAGGTCGATTCGGTGCTCGATGATGCCGATTTCAACCAGCCGTATATCCATGTCAAGTCCATCAGTGCAACCAGTTCGAAAATAACCGCCAAGCTGGAGATGGATGTTAACGACAAGGGCGCCCCGAAACGGAAGCAGGTGACATTCAGCAGCAGCGGGGTCGATCTGCATGACAAATCCAACGGGCGGGAGAGCTATCGCGAGTACATCATTGATGAGATTAACGCTGGGGAAGGGTATGTGAGTTTTACCAACGGCCTGCAGCTTTACGTTGGCCAAACCCACGGCGGACGCATGGATGATGTCATGCGGGTGCAGATTCGCGAGACGATCCGGGAGCATTTTGACAAAGAACTACGGATTCATAAAACCATGCCCGAGGGTGGCCGACTAAAGGTCCTTTCCCTCTTTTTCATCGACCGGGTAGCGAACTATTGGCCTGACGATGGGAAAATCCGTTACTGGTTTGTTGAGGCGTACAAAGAAATAGCTGCTCTGCCCAAATATGCAGAGTTAAACCCGCTGCCAGTGGAGCGGGTGCATAACGGATATTTTTCGGTTTACAAGAATATTCCGAAGGATACCCGGGGCAACACGGCTGCAGATGACGAGGCGTATGAACTGATCATGCGCGATAAGGAACGACTGCTGTCGTTGGATGAGCCGTTGCGTTTCATCTTCAGTCACTCGGCGCTGCGCGAGGGGTGGGACAATCCGAACGTGTTTCAGATCTGCACCCTCAACGAGACGAAATCGGAGATCAAAAAGCGCCAGGAGATCGGGCGGGGGATGCGGCTGCCGGTGCTGGAGACGGGCGAGCGCTGCTTTGATCCGAACATCAATCGCCTGACGGTGATTGCCAACGAAAGTTACGACGAATTCGCCCGCCAGCTGCAAACCGAGATCGAAGAGGAGTGCGGCGTCAACTTCGAGGGGCGGATTGCCAATAAGAAGAAACGACGGACGGCCACCCTTAAACCTGGCTGGCGGTTGAATGAGGACTTCAAAGCACTTTGGCAGCGGATCAAACACCGGACGCGCTACGCCGTTGATTATCAGACTTCGGAATTGATCGAAAACGCTGCGAAACGCTTGCAGAGGCTGGAACCGATTGTCGCGCCGAGAATCAAGGTGCAAAAAGCGGGAATGGACTTCGATTGCAAGAAGGGCGTGGACCCCAGGTTGCTGGTCGTGCGGGAGCATGATACCGACTTCGGCGCGGTGAAAGTACCCGACCTGATCGGCTATTTGCAGGGGAAGACAGAGTTGACCCGCTCGACTTTGGTTCAGATTCTGATTCAATCCGGCCGGCTGGGTGAAGTGCATACCAATCCTCAGCAATTTCTCGACCAGGCGCTGGCCGCGATTCAGACCGAACTGCACGAGCTGATGATTGACGGGATCAAGTATGAGCGGATCAATGGTCAGGAATACGAGATGTTGCTCTTTGAAGAGCAGGAAATCGCCGGCTACCTGACCGATATGATCGAGGTCGATAACTCGATTTACGATGCAGTGCTCTGCGAGTCGGAAATTGAACGGCAGTTCGCCGAAGCGATGAGCTCGCGCGAGGATATCAAGCTGTTCATCAAGCTTCCGGCCTGGTTCAAGGTGACGACCCCGGTGGGAACCTATAATCCGGACTGGGCCATCGTCAAAGAGAATGACGAAAAAGTTTATCTCGTGCGCGAAACCAAAGGCACGAAGGATGAGTTGAAACTACGGAGCGCTGAGTGGGCGAAGATCCGCTGTGGCAAGGCCCATTTTGACGAGTTGGGCGTCGATTTCGCTCATGTAGTTGGCGCCAAGGAAGTTCATTGA
- a CDS encoding ATP-dependent nuclease, which translates to MVARTHYPVSQQRLKALRITRLKNLENVTITFDEERPLTAIMGPNGSGKSTVLHALAATFKPSSFGEEGDCRFTDFFPNTPHGVWSGTEFTVSHSFRLGPATHTIATQGTKMTGQWLPIQKYKPARETFFIGVHSAVPKVEIQGTRRKVNYTTHDLIDEKSIELKEKVGIIFNRQYTKYHSNDMPSRRKLIGVEFRGVNFSALAMGAGEQRVFEILKTVIKARNYALILIDEIDLLLHGDALKKFLKILHEYAVDKKLQIVFTTHRESILEFEKFISVRHLYQTNMPPHKTFCFIETKPDAISRLTGEPHRTLSVACEDDVSTAIIEKVATESGVRKYTEISKFGAADNGFTLIAALMLNGRDLSNSIFVIDGDRYITDEEKVGRINRVLTGDHPTDQARRAQAPTYVRQFAPPTVEPPEKRLHALIRTVAITGEAEIDDVITASQAINVVANDHEYVDKIIEALGSSRPVGLTRIVNVAAKADGWNAYVAAVRAWFDEKRPNVIELMAN; encoded by the coding sequence GTGGTTGCAAGAACACATTACCCGGTGAGTCAGCAGCGGCTAAAGGCTCTACGCATAACAAGGCTCAAGAATCTTGAAAATGTGACCATCACTTTTGATGAAGAGCGCCCACTGACGGCCATAATGGGGCCAAATGGGTCCGGTAAATCCACGGTATTGCATGCATTGGCTGCCACTTTCAAGCCATCCTCATTCGGCGAAGAGGGGGACTGTCGTTTTACGGACTTTTTCCCCAATACTCCACATGGTGTTTGGTCGGGGACCGAGTTTACAGTGTCACATAGTTTTCGCTTGGGTCCCGCAACTCATACGATTGCCACTCAGGGTACTAAAATGACAGGGCAATGGTTGCCCATCCAAAAATATAAGCCGGCACGTGAGACTTTTTTTATCGGAGTGCATTCCGCTGTCCCGAAAGTCGAAATACAGGGGACCCGACGCAAGGTTAATTACACGACCCATGATCTGATCGATGAGAAGTCTATCGAGCTTAAGGAGAAGGTTGGGATTATTTTCAACCGCCAATACACCAAATATCACTCAAATGATATGCCGTCGCGGAGGAAATTGATCGGTGTTGAATTCAGAGGGGTTAACTTTTCTGCTTTGGCAATGGGGGCCGGCGAACAAAGAGTCTTTGAAATTTTAAAGACGGTCATTAAAGCAAGAAATTATGCCTTGATACTGATCGACGAAATTGACCTTTTATTGCATGGTGATGCTTTAAAGAAGTTTTTAAAAATTCTCCATGAATATGCGGTAGACAAAAAACTACAAATTGTTTTCACGACCCACCGCGAAAGCATCCTTGAGTTTGAAAAATTTATTTCTGTCAGGCATCTGTACCAGACAAATATGCCACCTCATAAGACTTTTTGTTTCATTGAGACGAAGCCTGATGCCATTTCACGATTGACCGGTGAGCCTCATCGGACCCTCTCGGTTGCCTGTGAAGATGACGTATCAACTGCAATAATTGAAAAGGTGGCAACAGAATCAGGAGTCAGAAAATACACAGAAATTTCAAAATTCGGCGCAGCCGATAATGGCTTTACTTTAATTGCCGCATTAATGCTGAATGGTAGGGACCTTTCCAATTCAATTTTTGTGATTGATGGCGACAGGTACATAACTGATGAAGAAAAAGTAGGGCGAATTAATAGAGTATTAACCGGGGATCATCCCACAGATCAGGCCCGGCGAGCCCAAGCACCGACATATGTCCGGCAATTTGCCCCACCTACGGTAGAACCCCCTGAAAAGCGGTTGCATGCTCTAATCCGCACCGTGGCAATTACCGGTGAGGCCGAAATTGACGACGTTATCACTGCATCTCAAGCGATTAACGTCGTTGCAAACGATCATGAATATGTTGACAAGATTATCGAGGCCCTTGGTAGCTCCAGACCGGTTGGGTTGACAAGGATCGTCAACGTCGCAGCAAAGGCCGATGGCTGGAACGCTTATGTTGCGGCAGTGAGGGCATGGTTCGATGAAAAACGTCCAAATGTCATTGAATTAATGGCCAACTAA
- a CDS encoding site-specific DNA-methyltransferase has protein sequence MPEKIDIRMSLASPNLKAKLLAELADAVPQVFSEGKIDFEKLKAALGEQIEQGVERYGLSWAGKSEAFRNVQISSVGTLRPMVEESVNWDDTENLIIEGDNLEVLKLLQKPYHGKVKMIYIDPPYNTGNEFIYPDNYREGLQDYLRYSGQVDEAGVKQSTNTETSGRFHSNWLNMMYPRLFLARNLLREDGVIFVSIDDHEVNNLRLLMDEVFGEENFVVQLTWKSRKYPDSRAKTGVSTDHEYVLVYCRAEAKLLGVERDESKFSNNDNDPRGLWMSRSLLGLANKKQRPNLHFPMEDPETGNIFEPPADTGWRYSKDRMQQLIDSKSILFPNKPGGRPREKKFREDMQADLIAFPSIIDDTYTADGTADIRSLFDFQIFDFSKPANLIKKLIKQGASEDSLILDFFAGSGTTAQAALELNKEDGGNRKFILVQLPEKTENKEYPTIAHITRERVRRVISNLNKENEEQLDFQGQQDRGFRSFKLDSSNFKIWDATQMPSTPEALSDQLKLYADNVERLRDQQDILYELILKSGLPLSSQIEGIEIGASTVWSVNGGQLLVCLERPVTQDVLREMIALKPEKLLCLDVAFDGEDKLKTNIVLEAQSYGVVFRTV, from the coding sequence ATGCCCGAAAAAATTGATATTCGAATGTCCCTAGCATCCCCAAATTTGAAAGCAAAGTTGCTTGCGGAATTGGCTGATGCAGTTCCGCAGGTTTTCAGTGAGGGGAAAATCGACTTTGAAAAGCTCAAGGCTGCCTTGGGTGAGCAGATCGAGCAAGGCGTCGAACGCTATGGCCTTTCCTGGGCGGGTAAATCAGAAGCCTTTCGTAACGTCCAGATTTCGAGTGTCGGCACCCTGCGGCCGATGGTGGAGGAGAGTGTAAATTGGGATGACACGGAAAATCTGATCATCGAGGGGGATAATCTCGAAGTTCTCAAGCTACTGCAGAAGCCCTATCACGGCAAGGTCAAGATGATCTATATCGACCCGCCGTACAATACCGGCAACGAGTTCATCTATCCCGACAACTACCGGGAAGGGTTGCAGGATTATTTGCGCTATTCGGGGCAGGTGGATGAGGCCGGGGTCAAGCAGAGCACCAACACCGAGACTAGTGGCCGTTTTCACTCCAACTGGTTGAACATGATGTATCCACGGCTCTTTCTGGCGCGGAATCTGTTGCGTGAGGATGGGGTGATTTTTGTCAGTATCGATGATCATGAGGTGAACAATCTTCGGCTACTGATGGATGAGGTATTCGGGGAGGAGAATTTTGTCGTTCAATTAACCTGGAAGAGCAGAAAATATCCGGATTCACGTGCAAAAACCGGAGTATCTACAGACCATGAGTACGTGTTGGTTTACTGTAGAGCAGAAGCGAAACTTCTTGGTGTTGAAAGGGATGAATCCAAGTTTTCTAACAATGATAACGACCCACGAGGGTTATGGATGAGCAGGAGTTTGCTTGGTCTAGCGAACAAAAAGCAAAGACCAAATTTACATTTCCCTATGGAAGATCCTGAAACAGGAAATATTTTTGAACCACCAGCGGATACAGGTTGGCGCTATTCAAAAGATAGAATGCAACAACTAATAGATAGTAAGAGTATTTTGTTTCCTAATAAACCAGGCGGTAGGCCAAGAGAGAAGAAATTCAGGGAGGACATGCAGGCAGATTTGATCGCGTTTCCTTCAATCATTGATGACACGTATACCGCTGATGGTACGGCCGACATAAGATCTCTTTTTGATTTTCAAATTTTCGATTTTTCTAAGCCTGCGAATTTAATAAAGAAGCTAATTAAACAAGGGGCTAGTGAAGACTCGTTGATTCTCGATTTTTTTGCGGGCTCAGGTACGACCGCACAAGCGGCTCTGGAACTAAACAAAGAAGACGGTGGAAACCGTAAATTTATTCTTGTACAACTCCCCGAAAAGACTGAGAACAAGGAGTACCCCACCATTGCTCACATCACCCGCGAGCGCGTGCGGAGGGTGATCTCGAATCTGAATAAGGAAAACGAAGAACAGCTTGACTTTCAGGGGCAACAAGATCGTGGCTTTCGATCTTTCAAGCTAGATTCGTCCAACTTTAAAATCTGGGACGCTACCCAAATGCCTAGCACTCCAGAAGCCTTATCCGACCAACTTAAACTTTACGCGGATAACGTCGAGCGCTTGCGGGACCAGCAGGACATTCTGTATGAGCTGATCCTCAAAAGCGGTCTGCCGCTCTCCAGCCAGATTGAAGGTATCGAAATTGGCGCCTCAACCGTCTGGTCGGTCAATGGCGGTCAGTTGCTCGTTTGTCTGGAGCGGCCTGTCACCCAGGACGTATTGCGCGAAATGATCGCGTTGAAACCGGAAAAACTGCTTTGTCTTGATGTGGCTTTCGATGGGGAGGACAAGCTCAAGACCAACATCGTGCTGGAAGCGCAATCTTATGGAGTTGTCTTTAGGACGGTTTAA
- the cobI gene encoding precorrin-2 C(20)-methyltransferase: MSGRLIAVGIGPGDPELITLKGARLIREADVVVCPVGDRSDSSIARAIVDGLVDPQRQQLVTQVFPMQRNQAGLEVYWHQAAVEVAGFVAAGKRVVFVTLGDPFLYSTFLYLWQELRADFPDLPVEVVSGVSSIHAAAALAGLPLGRSDERLAVLPATYEEGRLAETLEHFDTVVLMKVHRVFDRIRELLTDLGLKERAVYIKRVGLPGEAVIRDLDAVRAEDLDYLSLVIVRKTEGE, from the coding sequence ATGTCTGGACGTTTGATCGCCGTCGGCATCGGACCCGGTGACCCGGAGCTGATCACCCTCAAAGGCGCCCGCCTGATCCGCGAAGCGGATGTCGTCGTCTGCCCTGTCGGCGACCGCTCGGACAGCTCTATCGCCCGCGCCATCGTCGATGGGCTGGTCGATCCGCAGCGCCAGCAGCTTGTCACCCAGGTCTTCCCGATGCAGCGGAACCAGGCCGGCCTCGAGGTCTACTGGCACCAGGCCGCGGTCGAGGTGGCCGGCTTCGTCGCCGCTGGAAAGAGGGTGGTTTTCGTCACCCTCGGCGACCCCTTTCTCTACAGCACTTTCCTCTACCTCTGGCAGGAGCTGCGCGCCGATTTTCCCGACCTGCCGGTGGAGGTCGTCTCCGGCGTCTCCTCGATCCATGCCGCCGCCGCCCTGGCCGGGCTGCCGCTGGGGCGCTCGGACGAACGCCTGGCGGTCTTGCCGGCAACCTACGAAGAGGGGCGCCTCGCCGAAACTCTCGAACACTTCGACACCGTGGTGCTGATGAAGGTGCATCGGGTCTTCGATCGCATCCGCGAACTCCTCACCGATCTCGGCCTCAAGGAGCGCGCCGTCTACATCAAGCGCGTCGGCCTCCCCGGCGAGGCGGTGATCCGCGATCTGGATGCAGTACGAGCGGAGGATCTCGACTACCTGTCGCTGGTGATTGTGCGGAAAACGGAAGGGGAATGA
- a CDS encoding bifunctional cobalt-precorrin-7 (C(5))-methyltransferase/cobalt-precorrin-6B (C(15))-methyltransferase has protein sequence MKRIYVIGAGVEGQEGFSRRAMELVEQAELLCGGERQLALFPEFSGEKVAIGSDLTGLSERLKGSSRRTVVLASGDPLFFGIGRHLLRNLSADELEFVPNVSSVQYAFAKIKEPWDDAVFISAHGRGLQGAVDRIVANDKAAVLTDQLNTPAAIAAELIERGRDGYAAWLCENLGTAEEQITATDVKGLLQIKAAPLNVLILIKEYEAGGEEYVPTLGIPDEEFATVKKLITKEEVRVVTLAKLKLRHDMTLWDVGAGSGSVSIEADHLLPNGRIFAVERNPQCREFIKANLRKFSARHVTLVEGDAPACLEALPDPDRVFVGGSGGNLYAILDAVDGRLPAGGRVVINAVTLDTLTAANEYFDNAGYQVEVTTINIARTRPLTDYKMFEAYNPVYIITAVKD, from the coding sequence ATGAAGCGGATTTACGTCATCGGAGCCGGAGTCGAGGGGCAGGAGGGGTTCAGCCGCCGCGCCATGGAGCTGGTCGAGCAGGCCGAACTCCTCTGCGGCGGGGAACGCCAGCTCGCCCTTTTCCCCGAATTCTCCGGCGAGAAGGTGGCGATCGGCAGCGATCTGACCGGTCTTTCCGAACGGCTGAAGGGGTCCTCCCGGCGCACCGTGGTCCTCGCCTCCGGCGATCCGCTCTTCTTCGGTATCGGCCGCCACCTGCTGCGCAACCTGAGTGCCGACGAGCTGGAATTCGTCCCCAATGTCAGCTCGGTGCAGTATGCCTTTGCCAAGATCAAGGAGCCCTGGGATGACGCCGTCTTCATCTCCGCCCACGGCCGGGGGCTGCAAGGGGCGGTCGACCGCATCGTTGCCAACGACAAGGCGGCGGTCCTCACCGACCAGCTCAACACCCCGGCAGCCATCGCCGCCGAGCTGATCGAGCGCGGCCGCGACGGCTACGCCGCCTGGCTCTGCGAGAACCTCGGCACCGCCGAAGAGCAGATTACCGCCACCGACGTCAAGGGTCTGCTGCAGATCAAGGCCGCCCCCCTCAATGTCCTGATCCTGATCAAGGAATACGAGGCTGGCGGCGAAGAGTACGTGCCGACCCTCGGCATCCCCGACGAAGAGTTTGCCACCGTCAAGAAGCTGATCACCAAGGAAGAGGTGCGGGTAGTGACCCTGGCCAAGCTCAAGCTTCGCCACGACATGACCCTCTGGGATGTCGGCGCCGGCTCCGGTTCGGTCAGCATCGAAGCCGACCACCTCCTCCCCAACGGCCGCATCTTTGCCGTCGAGCGCAATCCCCAGTGCCGGGAGTTCATCAAGGCCAACCTGCGCAAGTTCAGCGCCCGCCACGTCACCCTGGTCGAGGGGGACGCGCCGGCCTGCCTGGAAGCCCTGCCCGATCCCGACCGGGTCTTCGTCGGCGGCTCGGGCGGGAATCTCTACGCCATCCTCGATGCCGTCGACGGCCGCCTCCCCGCCGGGGGCCGGGTTGTCATCAACGCTGTGACCCTCGACACCCTCACCGCCGCCAACGAATATTTCGACAACGCCGGCTACCAGGTCGAGGTGACGACCATCAACATCGCCCGCACTCGCCCCTTGACCGACTACAAGATGTTCGAGGCCTACAACCCGGTCTACATCATCACCGCCGTAAAGGACTAA
- the cbiD gene encoding cobalt-precorrin-5B (C(1))-methyltransferase CbiD, with protein sequence MARPLRSGFTTGACAAAAAKGAALLLRDREAVPRVVIDLPAGFAAPFALHGQQLLDGEACCFVVKDAGDDPDVTHGVEVHAEVRLLPAAAGEDGVVLRGGPGIGRVTKPGLAVAVGEWAINPVPRQMILAAVRSVFPPPQGVEVTLTIPDGVERARRTLNARLGILGGLSILGTSGVVRPISHQAWTDTLDVALDVARAAGCESVVLSTGRSSEAAAQALLQDHDGFPEEAFVMMGDHVGFALQACHRKGVPGVILAVQFAKLLKIACGHPQTHVSASRLDLAQLARWARQSGLDDAVAAGLECANTAREIYLGLGRDHPLIATVATHALEQLRRWGAGVTVGVLLADYAGGRPRSFGQLPIAVTEEKRP encoded by the coding sequence ATGGCTCGACCCCTGCGCAGCGGCTTCACCACCGGCGCCTGCGCCGCCGCCGCGGCCAAGGGCGCGGCGCTGCTGCTGCGCGACCGTGAAGCGGTGCCGCGCGTCGTGATCGACCTGCCAGCCGGATTCGCCGCGCCCTTCGCTCTCCACGGCCAGCAGTTGCTCGACGGCGAGGCCTGCTGCTTCGTCGTCAAGGATGCCGGCGACGACCCGGACGTCACCCACGGGGTTGAGGTACATGCCGAGGTGCGCCTGCTCCCGGCGGCCGCCGGCGAGGACGGAGTGGTGCTGCGCGGCGGGCCCGGCATCGGCCGGGTCACCAAGCCGGGCCTGGCGGTGGCGGTCGGCGAATGGGCGATCAATCCGGTGCCGCGGCAGATGATCCTGGCGGCGGTGCGCAGCGTCTTCCCCCCTCCGCAGGGGGTGGAGGTGACCCTCACTATTCCCGACGGCGTCGAGCGGGCCAGGCGCACGCTCAATGCCCGGCTCGGCATTCTCGGTGGCCTCTCGATCCTCGGTACCAGCGGCGTGGTGCGGCCGATCTCGCACCAGGCCTGGACCGACACCCTCGATGTCGCCCTTGACGTCGCCCGCGCCGCCGGCTGCGAGAGTGTGGTCTTGAGCACCGGGCGCAGCAGCGAAGCGGCGGCGCAGGCCCTGCTGCAGGATCACGACGGTTTCCCCGAGGAAGCCTTCGTGATGATGGGGGATCACGTCGGTTTCGCCTTGCAGGCCTGCCACCGCAAGGGGGTGCCCGGAGTAATCCTCGCGGTGCAGTTCGCCAAGCTGCTGAAGATTGCCTGCGGCCATCCCCAGACTCACGTCAGCGCCTCGCGCCTCGACCTCGCGCAACTGGCCCGCTGGGCCCGGCAGAGCGGCCTTGACGATGCCGTTGCCGCCGGGCTAGAGTGTGCCAACACCGCCCGGGAAATCTATCTCGGGCTGGGTCGGGACCACCCCCTGATCGCCACGGTTGCCACCCATGCGCTTGAACAACTGCGCCGGTGGGGAGCCGGGGTGACGGTCGGGGTGCTGTTGGCCGACTATGCCGGCGGTCGACCCCGTTCTTTTGGCCAGCTGCCAATTGCTGTCACGGAGGAGAAGAGACCATGA